The following are from one region of the Pseudodesulfovibrio piezophilus C1TLV30 genome:
- the asnB gene encoding asparagine synthase (glutamine-hydrolyzing), with protein MCGFLGIVASQALSIDRERFRRALNLQRHRGPDGSGVHWGPRHALGHRRLSIIDLNDRSAQPMCTEDGRFCLVFNGEIYNFKEIRSRLHGLGHRFCRESDTEVLLHAYEEWGTDCLEMMQGMFAFAVLDTASGKVVLARDRLGIKPLYYSRHGETLYFASEIKSILAMLDGMPAFNERAAASYLSFRQPLEQDTFYQGIHSLRPGHILTFDKERLHTIQWWDCAQCIEEQRDDKGEAFYADRLRELLTSSIRYRMISDVPVGAYLSGGVDSSAIATIMAGLSSDPVSTFTIGFTEDGYNEFPYARMVAEQAGTTHHEILLGSTAYMEDMERLIRLKDAPLSVPNEIPLNRMSAELKRHITVVLSGEGADELFWGYGRIFRSAFDYQRMVALENGEYPPQEASQLTAALTAAYGQAIFPSKLDHFLAKYRYVPLCEQQRLLDKDVVRSAEVMHRKTFSRLFRTAGDDYANNIAYAFTKIHLEGLLRRVDSSTMATSVEARVPFLDHRLVEFAFSVPSHHKLRWKSPEAEQAGKLLAADDISEHLDIPKYILKKSASKLLPHDILYRKKQGFPVPLDQWAGGDLKDKASEILLSQEARQRGLYEMKNMKKLVANLGPRTPHKDALKVWMLLNLEVFLSTCFTRPVL; from the coding sequence ATGTGCGGATTTCTCGGCATAGTAGCCAGCCAGGCTCTCTCAATTGATCGCGAACGGTTTCGCCGCGCCCTGAACCTGCAAAGGCACAGGGGGCCAGATGGTTCCGGCGTGCATTGGGGCCCTCGCCACGCCCTCGGGCACAGACGGCTTTCCATCATTGACCTAAATGACCGTTCCGCACAGCCTATGTGTACCGAAGACGGGCGGTTCTGCCTCGTTTTCAATGGCGAGATATACAATTTCAAGGAAATCCGATCGCGACTGCACGGGCTGGGCCACCGCTTCTGCCGCGAAAGTGATACCGAGGTTCTGCTGCACGCCTATGAAGAATGGGGAACGGATTGTCTGGAGATGATGCAGGGCATGTTCGCCTTTGCCGTACTCGATACCGCTTCGGGAAAAGTCGTCCTGGCTCGAGACAGGCTGGGCATCAAACCACTCTATTATTCGCGCCATGGAGAGACGCTCTATTTTGCCTCGGAAATCAAATCCATCCTTGCCATGCTGGATGGCATGCCCGCATTCAATGAACGGGCTGCGGCCTCGTACCTTTCCTTTCGCCAACCCCTAGAACAGGACACCTTTTATCAGGGTATCCATTCCCTGCGTCCCGGCCACATCCTGACCTTTGACAAGGAAAGACTCCACACAATCCAGTGGTGGGATTGCGCACAATGCATCGAAGAACAGCGTGATGACAAGGGAGAGGCCTTTTATGCGGACAGACTTCGTGAACTGCTGACCTCTTCCATACGCTATCGAATGATCTCGGACGTGCCCGTGGGCGCATATCTTTCCGGGGGAGTCGATTCCAGCGCCATCGCCACGATCATGGCCGGACTGTCCTCTGATCCCGTCTCCACTTTCACCATCGGATTTACCGAAGACGGGTACAACGAATTTCCCTATGCCCGCATGGTTGCGGAACAGGCCGGGACGACGCACCACGAAATACTTCTGGGAAGCACTGCCTACATGGAAGACATGGAAAGACTGATCCGACTCAAGGACGCACCCCTTTCCGTGCCCAACGAAATCCCGTTGAACAGGATGTCCGCAGAGCTCAAACGCCACATCACCGTTGTGCTTTCCGGGGAAGGCGCGGATGAACTCTTCTGGGGATACGGCCGGATTTTCCGCTCGGCTTTCGACTACCAACGGATGGTCGCTCTGGAGAACGGCGAATATCCACCGCAGGAAGCCAGCCAACTCACTGCCGCACTGACCGCCGCCTACGGCCAGGCGATATTCCCGTCCAAGCTCGACCATTTTCTTGCCAAATACCGCTATGTTCCCTTGTGCGAACAACAGCGCCTGCTCGATAAGGATGTGGTCCGATCCGCTGAGGTCATGCACCGAAAGACCTTTTCCCGTCTCTTTCGGACAGCCGGGGACGACTACGCCAACAACATCGCTTATGCCTTCACCAAAATACACCTTGAGGGGCTGTTGCGCCGCGTGGATTCCTCCACCATGGCGACTTCGGTTGAAGCCCGTGTTCCCTTCCTGGACCATCGGTTGGTGGAATTCGCCTTCAGCGTGCCTTCGCACCACAAGTTACGCTGGAAATCTCCCGAGGCAGAGCAGGCCGGGAAACTGCTGGCAGCCGATGATATCTCCGAACACCTCGATATACCCAAGTACATCCTGAAAAAATCGGCATCGAAACTTCTTCCCCATGACATTCTGTATCGAAAAAAGCAGGGATTCCCGGTCCCGCTTGATCAATGGGCCGGAGGCGACCTCAAAGACAAGGCTTCAGAAATCCTGCTCTCGCAAGAAGCACGACAGCGAGGTCTCTATGAGATGAAAAACATGAAGAAACTCGTCGCCAACCTCGGTCCTCGGACTCCCCACAAGGATGCCCTAAAAGTCTGGATGCTCCTGAATCTCGAAGTATTTCTCTCCACCTGTTTCACAAGGCCGGTCCTGTAA
- a CDS encoding NAD-dependent epimerase/dehydratase family protein, translated as MKSALVCGAGGFIGNHLIGRLKENGFWVRGVDIVEHEFCETKADDFVIGDLRDPVVCEQLMDRQFDEVYQLAADMGGAGYVFVGDNDADIMHNSAMVNLNMAYAAAKAQCGKIFYSSSACIYPLRNQLKPDAPDCREDTAYPADPDSEYGWEKLFSERMYMSFMRNKGLSVRIARFHNIFGEEGAWTGGREKSPAAICRKVAETPDGGEIEIWGDGEQTRSFLHVQECIDGMLRLMASDHCEPVNIGSDEMVTINQLAEMAMDIAGKKLTIKHIDGPLGVRGRNSENTLIEQKIGWRPSRPLRDGLEKTYSWILEQVEKNGTGA; from the coding sequence ATGAAAAGTGCATTGGTATGCGGGGCTGGCGGCTTTATCGGCAACCACCTGATAGGTCGATTGAAAGAGAATGGATTCTGGGTTCGCGGGGTGGATATCGTGGAGCACGAATTCTGCGAGACCAAGGCAGATGATTTTGTGATCGGAGACCTGCGGGACCCCGTGGTCTGCGAGCAGTTAATGGATCGTCAATTCGACGAAGTCTACCAACTGGCCGCAGATATGGGCGGGGCGGGGTACGTCTTTGTCGGTGATAATGATGCCGACATCATGCACAATTCTGCCATGGTCAATCTGAATATGGCCTATGCAGCGGCCAAGGCGCAGTGCGGCAAAATTTTCTATTCCTCTTCGGCCTGCATCTATCCCCTGCGCAACCAGCTTAAGCCGGATGCACCGGACTGCCGCGAAGATACGGCCTATCCAGCCGATCCCGATAGCGAATATGGCTGGGAAAAGCTTTTCAGCGAACGGATGTACATGTCATTCATGCGCAACAAGGGGCTCTCCGTCCGCATCGCACGTTTTCACAATATTTTTGGGGAAGAAGGAGCCTGGACCGGTGGTCGGGAGAAATCCCCGGCAGCCATCTGCCGCAAGGTGGCCGAGACGCCTGATGGCGGTGAGATTGAAATATGGGGCGATGGCGAACAGACCCGCTCCTTCCTGCATGTACAGGAATGCATAGACGGCATGCTTCGCCTCATGGCCTCGGATCACTGCGAGCCGGTCAACATAGGCTCCGATGAAATGGTCACCATCAATCAACTGGCTGAAATGGCCATGGATATCGCGGGCAAGAAATTGACCATCAAACATATAGACGGTCCCCTTGGCGTTCGCGGACGCAATTCGGAAAACACCCTCATTGAACAGAAGATCGGCTGGAGGCCCTCCCGCCCCCTGCGTGACGGGCTGGAAAAGACCTACAGTTGGATTCTGGAACAGGTGGAAAAAAACGGAACCGGAGCATAG
- a CDS encoding class I SAM-dependent methyltransferase, with translation MTAEKRQVYEYWNETVCCSTHATSDPLSREYFEEIEHYKYCNEPELHAFAQFSRYRGKKVLEVGVGAGTDFLQWVRCGAEAHGVDLTPAAIAHTTTRLDAYGLKAASLGVADCEHLPFDDGTFDLVYSWGVIHHTPDTGAALSELIRTVRPGGEIKVMIYNRHSPVALYRWWKMAALKGKPWKSLNWVMDHHMESKGSKAYTEAEARAMFESRGTTLESITKYLTCYDRRTPLTKPMSLLMGPENIGWFMGIHARKPEKN, from the coding sequence ATGACCGCCGAGAAGCGGCAGGTATACGAATATTGGAATGAGACCGTCTGCTGCTCGACCCATGCGACCAGTGATCCGCTTTCGCGGGAATACTTCGAGGAAATAGAGCACTACAAATACTGCAACGAACCCGAGTTGCATGCCTTTGCTCAATTTTCCCGTTATCGCGGGAAAAAAGTGCTCGAAGTGGGAGTCGGAGCCGGAACCGACTTTCTGCAATGGGTGCGATGCGGTGCCGAAGCGCATGGCGTCGATCTGACCCCGGCTGCGATTGCACACACCACCACCCGTCTTGATGCCTACGGGCTGAAGGCCGCGTCGCTCGGCGTGGCCGACTGCGAACATCTTCCCTTTGATGACGGGACCTTTGATCTCGTCTACTCCTGGGGTGTCATTCATCACACCCCGGATACGGGTGCGGCCCTTTCGGAATTGATCCGCACTGTCCGCCCCGGTGGGGAAATCAAAGTCATGATTTACAATCGCCATTCTCCAGTGGCCCTGTACCGCTGGTGGAAAATGGCGGCACTCAAGGGCAAACCGTGGAAATCCCTCAACTGGGTCATGGATCATCACATGGAAAGCAAAGGGTCCAAGGCATACACCGAGGCCGAAGCCCGTGCCATGTTCGAAAGCCGTGGCACCACCCTTGAGAGCATCACCAAATATCTCACCTGCTACGATAGACGGACCCCTTTGACCAAACCCATGTCCCTGCTCATGGGACCAGAAAACATCGGCTGGTTCATGGGCATCCACGCCCGCAAACCGGAGAAAAATTGA
- a CDS encoding adenylyltransferase/cytidyltransferase family protein yields MNEKDIIIGYTTGVFDLFHVGHLNLLRKAKALCDRLIVGVTTDELVAYKNKRAVIPFHERMEIVHSIDYVDTVVPQEDMDKMKAWDKLKFDIMFVGDDWHATEKWEGYETEFKQKGVKIVYLPYTKTTSSTLINEVLLKLRDNTL; encoded by the coding sequence ATGAACGAAAAAGACATCATCATCGGATATACCACCGGAGTTTTCGATCTGTTTCATGTCGGGCACCTGAACCTGCTGCGCAAGGCCAAGGCCCTGTGCGACCGGCTCATCGTCGGCGTGACCACCGATGAATTGGTCGCTTACAAAAACAAACGAGCGGTGATCCCATTTCACGAACGCATGGAAATAGTGCATAGCATCGACTACGTGGACACAGTTGTCCCACAGGAAGATATGGATAAAATGAAAGCCTGGGACAAACTTAAATTCGACATCATGTTCGTGGGCGATGATTGGCACGCAACAGAAAAATGGGAAGGATACGAAACGGAGTTCAAGCAAAAAGGCGTGAAGATCGTCTATCTGCCCTATACCAAAACGACTTCCTCCACCCTGATCAATGAAGTGCTGCTCAAACTGCGCGACAACACGCTCTAG
- a CDS encoding nucleotide sugar dehydrogenase: MSAKRLAVIGLGKLGLCTAACFARAGYDVIGMDVSCDHVDHLNMGHITFFEDGLAELLTEVNGKLHFTTSITEAVENSDVCFIIVPTPSQAGGAFSNKYLSRVIKSMGPALAAREEWYLVDVVSTVMPGSGDQKLIPLLEEATGKRVGTDIGYAYNPEFIAIGSVIRNFINPDVVLIGQSDDRTGAELETIYRATCDNGPHIARTSVLNAEIAKLSINCYCTMKISFANNLAAICEQTPGADASAITEILGNDTRIGAKYIKPGLGFGGPCFPRDNEAFINFVGSVEGDTGLQQAVVDINKAQPERICRALASAAAKHGNRIALLGQAYKPFTYLTEESQAVEIARRLARKYPDLELVVHDPLANETGPWKRVDSLEECVREAHVAAILTPWPEFMETGWHSLLAEDGIVLNFWE, encoded by the coding sequence ATGAGCGCTAAACGACTGGCCGTCATAGGGTTGGGCAAATTGGGATTATGCACGGCAGCCTGCTTTGCCCGCGCCGGATACGACGTCATCGGCATGGATGTCTCATGCGACCATGTGGACCATTTAAACATGGGGCACATCACTTTCTTCGAAGACGGTCTGGCTGAACTGCTGACCGAGGTCAACGGAAAGCTCCACTTTACCACGAGCATAACCGAAGCCGTTGAAAATTCCGATGTCTGCTTTATCATTGTCCCGACTCCTTCCCAGGCCGGGGGAGCCTTCAGCAACAAATATCTGTCACGGGTCATCAAGAGCATGGGACCGGCCCTTGCAGCACGAGAAGAGTGGTATCTGGTGGATGTGGTCTCCACAGTCATGCCCGGATCCGGCGATCAGAAACTCATCCCCCTGCTTGAAGAAGCCACGGGTAAACGGGTCGGCACTGACATCGGCTATGCCTACAACCCGGAATTCATCGCCATCGGCTCGGTTATCCGCAATTTTATCAATCCCGACGTGGTCCTCATAGGCCAGTCCGACGATCGGACCGGAGCGGAGCTGGAAACCATCTACCGCGCCACCTGTGATAACGGCCCGCACATAGCCCGGACCTCGGTCCTCAATGCGGAAATCGCCAAACTTTCCATCAATTGCTATTGCACCATGAAGATCAGCTTCGCCAATAACCTCGCCGCCATCTGCGAGCAAACCCCCGGAGCCGACGCATCAGCCATAACGGAAATACTTGGAAACGACACCAGAATTGGGGCCAAATACATCAAACCCGGTCTTGGTTTTGGCGGCCCATGCTTTCCTCGTGACAATGAAGCCTTTATCAATTTTGTCGGAAGTGTCGAAGGAGACACAGGCTTGCAACAAGCCGTGGTGGATATCAACAAGGCCCAGCCCGAACGTATTTGCCGCGCTCTCGCCAGTGCGGCGGCAAAACACGGCAATCGGATCGCCCTCCTCGGGCAGGCGTACAAGCCGTTCACCTATCTGACCGAGGAATCGCAGGCGGTGGAGATAGCCCGAAGGTTGGCCCGCAAATATCCAGACCTGGAATTGGTGGTCCACGACCCCCTGGCCAATGAGACTGGACCGTGGAAACGCGTTGATTCCCTTGAAGAATGCGTCCGCGAAGCCCACGTTGCCGCAATTCTGACGCCATGGCCCGAGTTCATGGAAACCGGCTGGCACTCCCTCCTGGCCGAGGACGGGATAGTCCTCAACTTCTGGGAATAG
- a CDS encoding glycosyltransferase — protein sequence MNGGKAPLVSVIVPTYNQGHYLRQALDSVMFQDYPEIEIIISNFGSTDGTSDIIRDYLNTVKTEHVDPVSHMAEDGTVVRLPKIAYPQNRSITVLDSTENIGGTAAYNEGFQKATGTYCMYLVGDDYLLPNALSELVPALETGVDVAYADMFVVNDQGHILHHLEKPDYDFAACFAQWFHLGVCRLYRREWHDRLGFYSTDFRNANDYDFMLRLAEAGALFKRVPKVLYCTRIHEKSGEGETANWRDNGYENLLRESKECAQRARNHLSRTEAEDER from the coding sequence ATGAATGGAGGGAAAGCCCCCCTCGTCAGCGTGATAGTGCCCACTTACAACCAGGGGCACTATTTGCGCCAGGCCCTCGACAGCGTGATGTTCCAGGACTACCCGGAAATCGAGATCATCATCTCGAACTTCGGATCCACGGACGGGACCAGCGATATCATTCGGGATTATCTGAACACAGTGAAAACCGAACATGTGGACCCTGTCAGTCATATGGCCGAGGATGGCACCGTGGTACGGCTACCCAAAATCGCGTACCCACAAAATCGGTCCATAACCGTTCTGGACAGCACCGAAAATATCGGTGGCACCGCAGCCTATAACGAAGGATTCCAGAAGGCCACAGGGACGTACTGCATGTATCTGGTGGGCGATGACTACCTCTTGCCCAACGCCTTATCCGAATTGGTCCCTGCACTGGAGACCGGGGTGGATGTGGCCTATGCGGACATGTTCGTGGTCAACGACCAGGGACACATTCTGCACCACCTTGAAAAACCTGATTATGATTTCGCTGCATGTTTTGCCCAGTGGTTTCACCTCGGAGTCTGCCGCCTGTACCGTCGGGAATGGCATGACCGGCTCGGCTTTTATTCCACGGATTTCAGAAATGCCAATGACTATGACTTCATGCTTCGCCTGGCCGAAGCAGGGGCACTATTCAAACGGGTACCCAAGGTGCTCTACTGCACGCGTATTCATGAAAAAAGCGGTGAAGGTGAAACTGCCAACTGGCGGGACAACGGCTATGAGAACCTCCTGAGGGAGAGCAAAGAGTGCGCACAACGGGCGAGAAACCATCTTTCGCGGACGGAGGCAGAGGATGAGCGCTAA
- a CDS encoding cephalosporin hydroxylase family protein: protein MSDSLKAFYDDRKNSLASLEQDALLRKTGQDFVERSIPHKYTFNFDWMGRPIIQHAEDILAMQEIIFRMQPDLIVETGVAHGGSSVFYASMCRLMGKGHVVGIDIDIRPHNRLALEEHPMYEHITLIEGSSTDLSVVNQVTAMAKDKRVLVILDSNHTHDHVLQELRLYSPLTHKDDYLVVFDTIVENLPDALVNDRPWGKGDNPMTAVKQFLKENGRFEVDREMEAKLIISMAPHGYLRCLKD from the coding sequence GTGAGTGATTCTTTGAAAGCCTTTTACGATGACAGAAAAAACAGCCTCGCTTCCCTTGAACAGGATGCTCTCCTGCGCAAGACCGGCCAGGATTTTGTGGAACGCTCCATTCCCCATAAGTATACGTTCAATTTCGACTGGATGGGCCGCCCGATCATTCAACATGCCGAAGACATTCTTGCCATGCAGGAAATCATCTTCCGCATGCAGCCGGACCTGATCGTCGAGACCGGCGTGGCCCACGGCGGGTCCAGTGTTTTTTACGCCTCCATGTGCCGCCTGATGGGGAAAGGGCATGTGGTGGGCATCGATATCGATATCCGCCCGCATAACAGGCTCGCCCTGGAAGAGCACCCTATGTACGAGCATATCACGCTGATCGAGGGAAGCTCCACGGATCTTTCCGTGGTCAATCAGGTGACGGCCATGGCCAAGGACAAGCGGGTGCTGGTCATTCTGGATTCCAATCACACCCATGACCATGTCCTCCAGGAACTCCGCCTCTATTCACCGCTGACACATAAGGACGATTACCTTGTGGTCTTCGACACCATTGTTGAAAATCTTCCCGACGCGCTGGTCAATGACCGACCATGGGGCAAAGGAGACAACCCCATGACCGCCGTCAAACAGTTTCTCAAGGAAAATGGCCGGTTCGAAGTCGACCGGGAAATGGAAGCCAAGCTGATCATATCCATGGCCCCGCACGGTTATCTGCGCTGCCTGAAGGATTAA
- a CDS encoding D-sedoheptulose-7-phosphate isomerase — translation MNWAKTVECLSECLAGLQIFDDTGQLVDVEIGFGRLCRISSVLKERGGTIFLVGNGASASMASHVAADLAKNAHIRTEVFSDLALITAVANDISYDEVFAEPLRRRMQPGDMLVCISSSGNSPNVLNAAAEARVLGGDVITLSAMDTGNKLRSSGGLNFYIPGDTYGLAESAHAAVLHHWIDTMVEGCASS, via the coding sequence ATGAATTGGGCAAAAACCGTGGAATGCCTGAGTGAATGCCTTGCCGGACTCCAGATATTTGATGACACCGGACAGCTGGTGGATGTTGAAATCGGCTTCGGAAGATTATGCAGAATCTCCTCGGTCCTCAAGGAACGAGGCGGCACCATTTTCCTGGTCGGCAATGGTGCGAGTGCGTCCATGGCCAGCCATGTGGCTGCCGATCTGGCAAAAAACGCTCATATCAGAACCGAAGTTTTTTCTGATCTCGCCTTGATAACAGCCGTGGCCAACGATATCAGCTATGATGAGGTCTTCGCGGAACCCCTCAGACGGCGTATGCAGCCCGGTGACATGCTGGTCTGCATTTCCAGTTCCGGCAATTCACCCAATGTGCTTAATGCTGCTGCGGAAGCCCGTGTTTTGGGCGGGGATGTGATCACTTTGTCAGCCATGGATACGGGGAATAAGCTCCGTAGCTCCGGGGGACTCAATTTTTATATTCCCGGTGACACGTATGGTCTGGCCGAGTCTGCCCACGCAGCCGTGCTGCATCACTGGATAGACACGATGGTTGAAGGATGTGCCTCTTCGTAG
- a CDS encoding radical SAM protein, producing the protein MTPTQTSAPQTELTHLIIYANAICNAHCLMCDVGRESDIGIARPLVGAPRYMSLALLEKLLDDPLVTERTPRCNVYFVMTEPLLTPHLPEMLRAAKERGHAVFLTTNGLLLEKRAAEIAPYIDNIQISLDGPEAVHDAIRGPGFFRAALKGLQAIRALRPDVELVINTTIFNRTAPTLTELASILDDLGVRIDMFKVQGLDYVSGPMQARHNACYPKIEQSASTEGDVLDFDAIDFDDLARQLSELRDWKPRNIDSIGFKPPFTSADELRSYYTENGDKHESWHTCLTPFVAMAVNTAGECFFHIRCFNGYQLGNASTQPLAAIFHGHKANDFRRQLTESDFCFPACTRCCGVNPVDRV; encoded by the coding sequence GTGACACCCACTCAAACCAGTGCCCCCCAGACAGAGCTGACGCATCTGATCATCTATGCCAATGCCATATGCAACGCCCATTGTCTCATGTGTGATGTGGGCCGGGAGTCGGATATAGGCATTGCCCGACCGCTTGTTGGTGCACCCAGATACATGAGCCTTGCCCTGCTGGAAAAGCTCCTTGATGATCCCCTGGTGACAGAGCGCACTCCCCGGTGCAACGTCTATTTCGTGATGACAGAACCGCTCCTGACCCCGCACCTGCCGGAGATGCTCCGGGCGGCAAAAGAGCGGGGACACGCGGTCTTTCTGACAACCAACGGACTGTTACTGGAAAAACGGGCTGCGGAGATAGCCCCGTACATCGACAACATCCAGATCTCATTGGATGGCCCCGAAGCCGTCCATGACGCCATCAGAGGTCCGGGATTTTTTCGTGCCGCGCTCAAGGGACTTCAGGCGATTCGCGCCCTGCGACCGGATGTGGAACTCGTCATCAACACGACCATTTTCAACCGCACCGCCCCAACCCTGACCGAGTTGGCATCCATTCTCGATGACCTCGGCGTCCGTATTGACATGTTCAAGGTGCAGGGTCTCGACTATGTCTCCGGTCCGATGCAGGCCCGGCATAACGCCTGTTATCCGAAAATCGAGCAATCCGCGTCCACCGAGGGGGATGTGCTCGATTTTGACGCCATTGATTTCGACGACCTCGCCCGCCAACTCTCCGAGCTGCGAGACTGGAAACCCAGAAACATAGACAGCATAGGCTTCAAGCCCCCCTTTACCTCGGCCGATGAACTCCGTTCCTACTACACCGAAAATGGAGACAAACACGAGTCATGGCATACCTGCCTGACCCCGTTCGTCGCCATGGCCGTCAACACGGCCGGCGAATGTTTTTTCCACATCAGATGTTTCAACGGCTATCAGCTGGGGAATGCCTCGACTCAACCCCTGGCTGCTATTTTCCATGGCCACAAGGCCAATGATTTCCGCCGTCAACTCACCGAAAGTGATTTCTGTTTTCCGGCCTGCACCCGCTGTTGCGGCGTCAATCCGGTTGACAGGGTTTAG
- the galE gene encoding UDP-glucose 4-epimerase GalE gives MTQNILVTGGAGFIGSHTCKALAARGYTPIALDNLSNGHEWAVKWGPLIKGDISDRALLDRIFKEYNPAGVIHFAAFIEVGISVRNPGSFYRNNTCGTLTVLEAMRDHGCERFVFSSTAAVYGMPHEIPLTETHPQWPINPYGWSKFMVERMLEDFSSAHGLRFCALRYFNAAGADPECEIGEAHDPESHLIPLVLRAARHPEKPITVFGTDYDTPDGTCIRDYIHVNDLADAHIRALDYLAGNDSVAINLGTGTGNSVQEIIEAAREVTGAAIEPNLGIRRAGDPPRLVADRALAREKLGWEPHYTGIIETIRHAWQWMNRA, from the coding sequence ATGACACAGAACATCCTTGTTACCGGCGGTGCCGGATTTATCGGGAGCCATACATGCAAGGCGCTGGCCGCACGAGGCTATACTCCCATTGCTTTGGACAATCTTTCCAATGGTCATGAATGGGCCGTCAAATGGGGACCGTTGATCAAGGGGGATATCAGTGATCGCGCTCTGCTTGACAGGATCTTCAAGGAATACAATCCTGCCGGGGTCATTCATTTTGCCGCGTTCATCGAAGTCGGCATCTCGGTCAGGAATCCCGGAAGTTTTTACCGGAATAATACGTGTGGTACACTAACCGTGCTTGAAGCCATGCGCGATCATGGTTGTGAACGGTTTGTTTTTTCCTCCACCGCTGCCGTTTACGGCATGCCTCATGAGATACCACTGACCGAGACCCACCCACAGTGGCCCATCAATCCGTATGGCTGGTCAAAATTCATGGTGGAGCGGATGCTTGAAGATTTTTCCTCTGCCCATGGATTGCGTTTTTGCGCCTTGCGCTATTTCAATGCTGCCGGGGCTGACCCGGAATGTGAAATAGGTGAAGCGCATGATCCTGAATCCCATCTCATCCCGCTGGTGCTTCGTGCAGCACGTCACCCGGAAAAACCTATCACTGTTTTCGGCACGGACTATGACACGCCGGATGGGACCTGCATCCGAGATTATATTCATGTCAACGATTTGGCCGACGCGCATATCCGCGCCCTCGATTATCTGGCCGGGAACGATTCGGTCGCCATCAATCTCGGCACCGGTACCGGGAATTCAGTGCAGGAAATCATTGAGGCCGCGCGCGAAGTTACGGGTGCAGCCATTGAGCCGAATCTTGGTATCCGTCGTGCCGGGGATCCACCCCGTCTGGTGGCTGATCGTGCATTGGCTCGGGAAAAATTGGGTTGGGAACCGCATTATACCGGCATCATTGAAACCATCCGCCATGCCTGGCAGTGGATGAACCGGGCTTAG